One genomic window of Meles meles chromosome 15, mMelMel3.1 paternal haplotype, whole genome shotgun sequence includes the following:
- the MYCN gene encoding N-myc proto-oncogene protein encodes MPSCTASTMPGMICKNPDLEFDSLQPCFYPDEDDFYFGGPDSTPPGEDIWKKFELLPTPPLSPSRAFPEHSPEPPNWATEMLLPEADLWGNPAEEDAFGLGGLGGLTPNPVILQDCMWSGFSAREKLERAVSEKLQHGRGPPAAGPAAPAPGAGATSPAGRGHCAAAGAGRAGAALPAELAHPAAECVDPAVVFPFPVNKREPAPAAPAGAPAAGAAAVASGASAAASAGALAAVPPRPGGRPASGGDHKALSTSGEDTLSDSDDEDDEEEDDEEEIDVVTVEKRRSSSNSKAVTTFTITVRPKNAALGPGRASPGELILKRCVPIHQQHNYAAPSPYVESEDVPPQKKIKSEASPRPLKSVIPPKAKSLSPRNSDSEDSERRRNHNILERQRRNDLRSSFLTLRDHVPELVKNEKAAKVVILKKATEYVHSLQAEEHQLLLEKEKLQARQQQLLKKIEHARTC; translated from the exons ATGCCGAGCTGTACTGCGTCCACCATGCCGGGGATGATCTGCAAGAACCCAGACCTTGAGTTTGACTCGCTGCAGCCCTGCTTCTACCCGGACGAAGATGACTTCTACTTCGGCGGCCCCGACTCGACGCCCCCGGGGGAGGACATCTGGAAGAAGTTCGAGCTGCTGCCCACGCCCCCGCTGTCGCCCAGCCGTGCCTTCCCGGAGCACAGCCCCGAGCCCCCGAACTGGGCCACCGAGATGCTGCTGCCCGAGGCCGACCTGTGGGGCAACCCGGCCGAGGAGGACGCGTTCGGCCTGGGGGGTCTGGGCGGCCTCACCCCCAACCCGGTCATCCTCCAGGACTGCATGTGGAGCGGCTTCTCGGCCCGCGAGAAGCTGGAGCGCGCCGTGAGCGAGAAGCTGCAGCACGGCCGCGGGCCCCCGGCTGCCGGTcccgcggccccggccccgggagCGGGCGCCACCAGCCCTGCGGGCCGCGGGCACTgtgcggcggcgggggcgggccgCGCCGGGGCCGCCCTGCCCGCGGAGCTCGCCCACCCGGCCGCCGAGTGCGTGGATCCCGCCGTCGTCTTCCCCTTCCCCGTGAACAAGCGCGAGCCCGCGCCCGCCGCTCCGGCCGgtgccccggcggccggcgctgCTGCGGTCGCCTCGGGGGCGAGTGCCGCGGCCTCGGCCGGCGCCCTGGCGGCCGTCCCCCCGCGCCCCGGCGGCCGTCCGGCCAGTGGCGGTGACCACAAGGCTCTCAGCACCTCCGGAGAGGACACCCTGAGCGACTCAG ATGACGAAGATGACGAAGAGGAAGACGACGAGGAGGAAATCGACGTGGTGACCGTGGAGAAGCGGCGGTCCTCCTCCAACAGCAAGGCCGTCACCACCTTCACCATCACTGTGCGCCCCAAGAAcgcagccctgggccctgggagggcCTCGCCAGGGGAGCTGATCCTCAAGCGCTGTGTCCCCATCCACCAGCAGCACAACTACGCCGCCCCGTCGCCCTACGTGGAGAGCGAGGACGTGCCGCCCCAGAAGAAGATCAAGAGTGAAGCGTCGCCCCGCCCCCTCAAGAGCGTCATCCCCCCCAAGGCCAAGAGCTTGAGTCCCCGCAACTCCGACTCCGAGGACAGCGAGCGCCGCCGGAACCACAACATTCTGGAGCGCCAGCGCCGGAACGACCTGCGCTCCAGCTTCCTCACGCTCAGGGACCACGTGCCAGAGCTGGTGAAGAACGAGAAGGCCGCCAAGGTGGTCATTTTGAAAAAGGCCACCGAGTATGTCCACTCCCTCCAGGCCGAGGAGCATCAGCTTTTGCTGGAGAAGGAGAAGTTGCAGGCCAGGCAGCAGCAGTTGCTAAAGAAGATCGAACACGCTCGGACTTGCTAA